A genome region from Alkalimarinus coralli includes the following:
- a CDS encoding NAD(P)H-dependent flavin oxidoreductase — protein MKTRLTELLGIEKPIICGGMMRVGTAELAAAVSNAGALGTMTALTLPTPELLKAEIKKCQSLTDKPFAVNLTVGVVASEINYDDYVDVICESGVKIVETAGRSPEPFMEKFNAHGIKVIHKCVAVRHALKAERLGVAAVSIDGFECAGHPGEEDVPGLVLIPAAAKKLSIPIIASGGIADGRGLAAALALGAEGINMGTRFLATQEAPVHENVKKSIVDMDETQTALIFRSYKNTARVYKNSVALKVLEIEKAGGDFSQVHGLVSGKMQDIAWSTGDVDAGMVTFGMCGGLVDDIPTCSKLVENIMSEAKNIINERFAAMMA, from the coding sequence ATGAAAACCCGTTTAACAGAATTACTCGGAATTGAGAAACCTATTATTTGCGGCGGTATGATGCGCGTAGGCACAGCGGAATTAGCTGCTGCGGTATCAAATGCCGGTGCGCTGGGCACCATGACGGCACTGACTTTGCCCACCCCGGAATTACTCAAGGCCGAGATTAAAAAATGCCAGTCATTAACTGACAAGCCATTTGCGGTAAACCTCACGGTAGGTGTGGTTGCATCAGAAATTAACTATGACGACTATGTGGACGTTATTTGTGAGAGCGGGGTAAAGATTGTTGAAACGGCTGGTCGAAGCCCAGAGCCCTTTATGGAAAAATTCAACGCGCATGGCATCAAAGTCATTCATAAATGCGTAGCCGTTCGCCATGCACTGAAAGCTGAACGATTAGGGGTGGCTGCAGTGAGTATTGATGGTTTTGAATGTGCAGGGCACCCTGGCGAAGAAGATGTACCAGGGTTGGTGCTGATTCCTGCTGCGGCCAAAAAGCTCTCTATTCCAATCATCGCTTCAGGGGGCATAGCAGACGGCCGCGGTTTAGCTGCTGCACTCGCATTAGGGGCAGAAGGTATCAACATGGGCACTCGCTTTTTGGCGACTCAAGAAGCCCCTGTGCATGAGAATGTTAAGAAATCGATTGTTGATATGGATGAAACCCAGACTGCACTTATTTTTCGTAGTTACAAAAACACCGCTCGGGTATACAAAAACAGCGTAGCCTTGAAAGTTTTAGAAATTGAAAAGGCCGGTGGTGACTTCTCTCAGGTTCATGGTTTGGTGTCAGGTAAAATGCAGGATATTGCCTGGAGTACCGGCGATGTTGATGCCGGAATGGTCACCTTCGGGATGTGCGGTGGTTTGGTTGACGATATACCCACTTGCAGCAAACTGGTAGAAAATATCATGTCAGAAGCCAAAAACATTATTAATGAACGATTTGCCGCTATGATGGCGTAG
- a CDS encoding type II toxin-antitoxin system HipA family toxin translates to MSASRREGFYLWRCLPDGDVIKAGALALEQLPNGRINNIQFKYDADYLSHPSAIPLDPHHAPLTQQRLDYETAGRQLPGFIDDCLPDDWGRRIVAARLGVRHVDTLTLMNHLTGAAMGDVKIVSASINGTPDWQSGVDYSSISSLADAVWNGDWELLAKADQSLSLLLSGGSRTGGARPKLLVNDQGEEWLAKFNRVQDSFDMAAVEWACLQLVKLAGLNVPEANIGTVGPHRCLRVKRFDISPKGGRLHLLTCNALLKEVYSQEDPHQGRYEDIADLIKTYCEDPVKDLQQLLGQLLINSVLRNTDDHLRNFSLLHDGVGWNLSPAYDIVPDETMGAYHQITLAGKPFLPKLDQAVEAGKTLGMGKSASLKVAKNVQDAVRQWPDLLKAADVDENTLRRFSKMVED, encoded by the coding sequence ATGAGTGCCAGCAGGCGAGAGGGCTTTTATCTATGGCGTTGTTTGCCTGATGGGGACGTGATAAAAGCAGGCGCGCTTGCATTAGAGCAACTGCCAAACGGACGAATAAACAATATTCAGTTTAAGTATGATGCTGACTACCTCAGCCACCCAAGCGCTATTCCTCTCGACCCCCATCATGCACCGTTGACACAACAAAGGCTGGATTATGAGACCGCTGGCCGCCAGCTACCAGGCTTTATTGATGACTGCCTACCCGATGACTGGGGCAGACGAATTGTGGCTGCCAGATTAGGCGTTCGACATGTGGACACGCTGACGTTGATGAATCATTTAACGGGCGCAGCAATGGGCGATGTAAAGATCGTCTCTGCATCTATAAACGGAACACCGGATTGGCAAAGCGGCGTAGATTACTCGAGCATTAGCAGCCTAGCTGATGCAGTATGGAACGGAGACTGGGAACTGTTGGCGAAAGCGGATCAGAGCCTTTCATTACTCCTGTCGGGCGGCAGTCGAACTGGCGGGGCAAGACCCAAGTTATTAGTCAATGATCAGGGAGAAGAGTGGCTGGCCAAATTTAACCGCGTTCAAGATAGCTTTGATATGGCAGCGGTCGAGTGGGCATGCCTTCAATTGGTTAAGTTAGCCGGTTTAAATGTACCGGAAGCTAATATTGGAACTGTCGGCCCACACCGCTGCTTAAGGGTAAAACGCTTTGATATTTCACCCAAAGGAGGGCGCTTACATCTGTTAACCTGTAACGCTTTGCTTAAAGAGGTTTATTCTCAGGAAGATCCACACCAAGGTCGATATGAAGATATTGCCGACTTGATAAAAACCTATTGTGAAGACCCTGTTAAAGACTTGCAGCAGTTATTAGGGCAACTCTTAATTAATAGCGTCTTACGTAATACGGATGACCACCTGCGCAATTTTTCACTGCTTCACGATGGTGTTGGATGGAATTTGAGCCCAGCCTACGACATTGTGCCTGACGAAACCATGGGGGCATATCACCAGATTACGTTAGCAGGAAAGCCATTTCTTCCAAAACTGGACCAAGCCGTTGAAGCGGGAAAAACGCTCGGGATGGGTAAATCGGCAAGCCTTAAAGTCGCTAAAAATGTTCAAGATGCGGTACGTCAATGGCCTGATTTATTAAAAGCAGCAGATGTTGATGAAAACACGTTGAGACGGTTTAGCAAGATGGTGGAGGATTAA
- a CDS encoding LysR family transcriptional regulator: MIERTHLRILHAVEQNGSLTAAAKALCVTQSALSHTMRKLEDNLGADIWLREGRSLRLTQSGRYLLNIANRVLPLLDHAEEKLKQMAQGERGTLRIGMECHPCYQWLLKIVSPFLDAWPDVDVDVKQKFQFGGVGALLDYEIDLLVTPDPFYKSGLSFTPVFDYEQVLVVPRDHNLVGCQYAKAEDLRDQVLLTYPVATDRLDIYSLFLNPAGVVPRLHKTSETTEIMLQMVACGRGVAALPRWLAEEYCKKLPLAVVRLGKEGIAKQIFLGTRESDGDIEYLNAFIDMARGYEHPISTSKT; the protein is encoded by the coding sequence ATGATTGAACGTACGCACCTTAGAATTCTGCACGCAGTTGAACAGAACGGCTCACTAACGGCGGCTGCCAAAGCGCTTTGCGTGACGCAATCCGCTCTGAGTCACACAATGCGAAAGCTGGAAGATAATCTAGGCGCCGACATTTGGTTGAGAGAAGGGCGCAGTTTGCGCCTCACTCAGTCAGGCCGCTATCTTTTAAATATCGCGAATCGAGTACTCCCCTTACTAGATCATGCTGAAGAGAAGCTCAAACAAATGGCTCAAGGTGAGCGAGGCACTTTGCGAATTGGTATGGAATGTCATCCCTGTTATCAGTGGTTGTTAAAAATCGTTTCTCCATTCCTGGATGCCTGGCCGGATGTGGATGTAGATGTAAAGCAGAAGTTCCAGTTCGGTGGAGTGGGGGCACTGTTAGATTACGAAATTGACCTATTGGTGACACCAGATCCATTTTATAAAAGTGGCCTTAGTTTCACGCCTGTATTTGATTACGAGCAGGTTTTAGTCGTGCCTCGGGATCACAATTTAGTAGGATGCCAGTATGCAAAAGCAGAAGATTTAAGAGATCAAGTTCTACTAACCTATCCAGTCGCTACTGATCGACTCGATATCTATAGTCTATTTCTAAATCCAGCGGGCGTGGTTCCCAGACTTCACAAAACCAGTGAAACTACTGAGATCATGCTGCAAATGGTCGCTTGTGGTCGGGGCGTGGCAGCGCTACCACGTTGGTTAGCAGAGGAATATTGTAAAAAGCTACCTTTAGCTGTGGTGCGTTTGGGTAAAGAGGGTATTGCTAAGCAGATATTTTTAGGAACGCGTGAAAGTGATGGTGATATCGAATACCTCAACGCATTCATTGATATGGCACGCGGCTACGAACATCCGATTTCAACCAGTAAAACCTAG
- a CDS encoding methionine synthase translates to MKKLLPTSTAGSLPKPSWLAEPETLWSPWKLEVEELVSGKQDALRVTLQEQESAGIDIVSDGEQTRQHFVTTFIENLIGVDFDKRKTVRIRNRYDASVPTVIGPVSRQKSVFVDDAKFLRKQTKQPIKWALPGPMTMVDTLYDEHYKSRENLAWEFAVALNEEAKELEAAGVDIIQFDEPAFNVFIDEVNEWGIKCLERAIEGLKCETAVHICYGYGIKANTDWKKTLGSEWRQYEETFPSLRESNIDIVSLECHNGRVPVEVLELIRGKKVMVGAIDVANETIETPEEVAETLRGALKYVDADKLYPCTNCGMAPLPRHVARAKLEALCAGADIVRRELVASKPKQYDENLDKPLEAEVVTNEYH, encoded by the coding sequence ATGAAAAAATTATTACCTACTTCGACGGCTGGCAGCTTACCCAAGCCTTCATGGTTAGCTGAGCCGGAGACGCTCTGGTCGCCTTGGAAGCTGGAAGTCGAGGAGTTAGTCTCCGGTAAACAAGATGCACTACGCGTTACCTTGCAGGAGCAAGAGAGTGCGGGTATTGATATCGTAAGTGACGGTGAGCAAACGCGTCAGCATTTTGTAACCACTTTCATAGAGAACCTGATCGGCGTTGATTTCGACAAGCGCAAAACGGTTAGAATTCGCAATCGTTACGACGCCAGTGTGCCAACTGTTATTGGACCAGTGAGTCGCCAGAAATCTGTGTTTGTTGACGATGCGAAGTTCTTACGCAAACAAACCAAACAGCCAATAAAATGGGCGCTTCCCGGTCCTATGACTATGGTGGACACGCTTTACGACGAGCACTATAAAAGCCGTGAAAATTTGGCCTGGGAATTCGCCGTCGCGCTAAACGAAGAGGCTAAAGAGCTAGAGGCAGCTGGTGTAGATATTATCCAGTTTGACGAGCCTGCATTTAATGTCTTCATCGATGAGGTGAACGAATGGGGCATTAAGTGTTTAGAAAGAGCGATTGAGGGGCTGAAGTGTGAAACCGCCGTACACATTTGTTATGGCTATGGCATTAAAGCCAATACAGATTGGAAGAAGACCTTAGGTTCGGAGTGGCGACAGTATGAAGAGACCTTTCCATCGTTACGAGAATCTAATATCGATATTGTTTCATTAGAGTGCCATAACGGTCGCGTGCCGGTTGAAGTTCTTGAACTTATTCGAGGCAAGAAAGTGATGGTCGGTGCCATTGATGTAGCAAATGAAACCATCGAAACACCCGAAGAGGTTGCCGAAACCTTGCGAGGTGCTTTGAAATATGTCGATGCGGACAAGCTGTATCCGTGTACCAATTGTGGCATGGCGCCGTTGCCCCGACACGTTGCAAGGGCCAAACTCGAGGCCTTATGCGCTGGTGCCGATATCGTCCGACGAGAATTGGTGGCCTCAAAGCCAAAACAGTACGATGAAAACCTAGATAAACCGCTCGAAGCAGAAGTAGTCACTAATGAGTATCATTGA
- a CDS encoding DUF1852 domain-containing protein, producing MRKGFTYTIKSIRFDENYRPSDSTRITTNFANLARGESRQENLRNALRMVDSRFNALANWDNPKGDRYSVDLEIISVDMDIEGNGEKFPSIEILKTYIVDHLTNKRIEGIVGNNFSSYVRDYDFSVLLLDHNKGQDQFSIPDNFGDLHGNLFKDFICSDTYKKNFNKPPVICLSVSDNKIYHRTENHHPVLGIEYLPNESSLTEQYFKKMGFEVRYFMPPNSVAPLAFYFFSDLLSDYTNLELISTISTMETFQKIYRPEIYNANAVAGNHYQPKLKHSDHSLTQIVYDRQERSQLAIKQGKFAEEHFIKPYQTVLDKWSENYSSSNDSSPNHYLQNRAS from the coding sequence ATGAGAAAAGGTTTTACATACACAATAAAAAGTATTCGTTTCGATGAAAATTATCGGCCATCAGATAGCACTCGAATCACAACGAATTTCGCTAACTTGGCGAGAGGTGAAAGCCGTCAAGAGAATCTGCGCAACGCCTTGAGAATGGTTGATAGCCGCTTCAATGCACTGGCTAATTGGGATAACCCGAAAGGAGATCGCTATTCAGTTGATCTGGAGATTATCTCGGTCGACATGGATATCGAAGGAAATGGAGAAAAATTTCCATCAATAGAAATACTCAAGACCTATATTGTTGATCACCTTACGAATAAAAGAATCGAAGGTATCGTAGGGAATAACTTCTCTTCTTATGTCCGCGATTACGACTTTAGCGTGCTGCTGTTGGATCATAACAAAGGCCAAGATCAATTCAGTATTCCTGATAATTTCGGTGATCTGCATGGCAATCTATTCAAAGATTTTATCTGCTCGGATACTTACAAAAAGAACTTTAACAAGCCACCTGTGATTTGTCTGAGCGTGTCCGACAACAAGATTTATCATCGCACAGAAAACCACCATCCAGTATTGGGTATCGAGTACCTACCAAACGAGTCCTCGTTGACTGAACAGTACTTTAAGAAAATGGGCTTTGAGGTTCGCTATTTTATGCCGCCAAATAGTGTGGCACCGCTCGCATTTTACTTTTTTAGCGACTTGCTTAGCGATTACACCAATCTGGAGTTGATTAGTACCATCAGTACGATGGAGACATTCCAAAAAATCTATCGCCCTGAAATTTATAATGCTAACGCGGTGGCGGGTAATCACTATCAGCCAAAATTGAAGCATTCAGATCACTCATTAACGCAAATTGTTTATGACAGACAGGAGCGCAGTCAGTTGGCGATTAAGCAAGGTAAGTTTGCCGAGGAGCATTTCATCAAACCCTACCAGACTGTTCTAGATAAATGGTCTGAAAACTATTCTTCATCAAACGACTCTTCACCAAACCATTATTTGCAAAATCGTGCCTCGTAA
- a CDS encoding cysteine-rich CWC family protein: MPNHEEIRCPRCGSPFECKMGSITICHCSDVHLSREQMAFISEHWQGCLCHSCLREIKASLPENEDLYTLDESAELT; this comes from the coding sequence ATGCCGAACCACGAAGAAATCAGATGCCCACGTTGTGGATCACCATTTGAATGCAAAATGGGGTCAATCACAATTTGCCACTGTAGTGATGTTCACTTGTCTAGAGAACAAATGGCATTTATCTCAGAGCATTGGCAAGGCTGTTTGTGTCATTCTTGTTTGCGAGAGATCAAGGCATCATTACCTGAGAACGAAGATTTATACACACTTGATGAGTCCGCAGAGTTAACCTAA
- a CDS encoding helix-turn-helix transcriptional regulator, translating into MPQTDDSTLHNLGLNLKNARKRYFPRDDQRRFAARINVSRATYQKMEKGDSTISLGSYLAAARLFGLEDQINLLFLPPKEKTDLLKELDL; encoded by the coding sequence ATGCCTCAAACCGATGACTCCACACTTCATAACTTGGGCTTAAATCTAAAAAACGCACGAAAACGCTACTTCCCACGTGATGATCAGCGACGTTTTGCTGCGCGCATCAACGTTAGTCGAGCCACCTATCAAAAAATGGAAAAGGGCGATTCGACTATATCGTTGGGGAGCTATTTGGCTGCTGCTCGTCTGTTTGGCCTTGAAGATCAAATAAATCTTCTATTTCTCCCTCCCAAAGAGAAAACTGATTTACTCAAGGAGCTTGATCTATGA
- a CDS encoding crotonase/enoyl-CoA hydratase family protein, with product MTDLVNYQLDGKIATITLQNGKVNAMSPDHIAAINDALDKAEQDKAVVMIVGQPGIFSAGFDLKVFQADAVAGVEMVKAGSLLCRRLLAFPMPVVGVCTGHAIAQGCFTLMACDYRIGVDGPFQLGLSEVKIGMTMHHFGIELPRARLTPSFFQTAVNNAQMYSPEEAVQGGFLDKIVPADELMKAALDEAKRLADLNLHAHKATKLKMRAGLLKTIDEAIEQDYKEQMAALNK from the coding sequence ATGACGGATTTGGTTAATTACCAGTTAGACGGAAAGATCGCAACCATTACCTTGCAAAACGGCAAGGTGAACGCGATGTCCCCAGACCATATCGCAGCGATTAATGACGCATTGGATAAAGCAGAGCAGGACAAAGCAGTCGTAATGATTGTTGGCCAGCCCGGAATATTCTCAGCTGGCTTTGACCTAAAGGTCTTTCAGGCAGACGCGGTTGCCGGTGTTGAAATGGTTAAAGCAGGCTCGTTGCTTTGCCGACGACTGCTGGCTTTCCCTATGCCTGTAGTCGGCGTCTGCACAGGCCATGCAATTGCGCAAGGCTGTTTCACATTGATGGCATGTGACTACCGCATTGGGGTTGATGGCCCGTTTCAATTAGGGCTTAGTGAAGTTAAGATCGGTATGACCATGCACCACTTCGGCATTGAGCTACCGCGTGCTCGATTAACACCGTCTTTCTTTCAAACAGCGGTTAATAATGCCCAAATGTACTCGCCGGAAGAAGCTGTTCAAGGCGGCTTTTTGGACAAAATTGTACCTGCGGACGAATTGATGAAGGCCGCACTCGATGAAGCAAAGCGTTTGGCTGATTTAAACCTTCATGCACACAAGGCTACCAAGTTAAAAATGCGTGCAGGTTTGTTAAAGACCATTGATGAAGCCATTGAGCAAGATTACAAAGAGCAGATGGCTGCCTTAAATAAATAA
- a CDS encoding DUF3943 domain-containing protein, with amino-acid sequence MNKTSILLSALLLFPHAASASCPESSSNCDTFSGSSPEANMEQIEQEKESPYKITLWNPKHGEDKDRLWSQTKLMFGLGVGVAGFIALLPPDISNWDRSDGDDGLAKKWWDNVRAGPVWDEDVWTINYIGHPYFGGVYYQVARKSGYSQWDSFSYSALMSTFYWEYGLEAFAEVPSIQDLVVTPVGGWIYGEWAHQTEKDIIANGGTVWGSKGWGGISLFFLDPVGSIGNGINSMLGKDVINTGTGMISPHPTYFEAVAGESYGDYWGVDMVFTF; translated from the coding sequence ATGAATAAAACATCGATTTTATTAAGCGCTTTACTGCTGTTTCCTCATGCCGCCTCTGCCTCCTGTCCGGAGTCATCAAGCAATTGCGATACCTTTTCCGGTAGCAGCCCCGAGGCAAATATGGAACAAATAGAACAAGAGAAAGAATCCCCCTACAAGATCACGTTATGGAATCCGAAACACGGTGAGGATAAAGATCGACTTTGGTCGCAAACTAAACTTATGTTTGGGCTTGGTGTGGGTGTTGCCGGCTTTATTGCTCTTTTACCACCAGACATATCTAATTGGGATCGAAGCGATGGCGACGATGGTTTGGCAAAAAAATGGTGGGATAATGTAAGAGCAGGCCCCGTATGGGATGAGGATGTTTGGACAATCAACTATATTGGGCATCCATATTTTGGAGGTGTTTATTACCAGGTGGCCCGTAAGTCAGGTTATAGCCAGTGGGATTCCTTTTCTTATTCCGCATTGATGTCTACCTTTTATTGGGAGTATGGCCTTGAAGCTTTTGCCGAAGTGCCATCTATTCAAGACTTGGTAGTAACACCGGTTGGTGGCTGGATATATGGGGAGTGGGCTCACCAAACTGAAAAAGACATTATCGCTAACGGCGGAACTGTCTGGGGGTCAAAAGGATGGGGAGGTATTTCACTCTTTTTTCTTGATCCGGTTGGCTCAATTGGCAATGGTATAAATAGCATGTTAGGCAAAGACGTCATTAACACCGGAACAGGAATGATATCTCCTCACCCTACCTATTTTGAGGCGGTAGCCGGAGAGTCCTACGGTGATTATTGGGGTGTCGATATGGTTTTCACGTTTTAA